Genomic window (Burkholderia pyrrocinia):
ATCGGCGCGCTGCAGCGGCATGCGACCGACTGGGCGATGGCAACCGGTGCGGTGCGTTTCACGCGTGCGCCCGATACGAGCCGCCATGTCGCGGTGGTCGGTGCGGGGCCGGCCGGGCTCGCGTGCGCGCACCGGCTCGCGCTCGCCGGGCACCGCGTGACGCTGTTCGACGCGCGCCCGAAGGCCGGCGGCCTCAACGAACACGGGATCGCCGCGTACAAGACTGTCGACGATTTCGCGCAGCGTGAAGTCGAATGGCTGCTGTCGGTCGGCGGTATCACGCTGAACACGGGCGTTGCGCTCGGACGCGACATAGCGCTCGACACGCTGCGCGAGCAGCACGATGCGGTGTTTCTCGCGATGGGCCTCGGCGGCGTGCGTGCGCTCGCGATCGACGGCGAGCAACTGGCCGGCGTGATGAACGCGGTCGACTTCATCGAGCAGGTGCGGCAGGCCGATGCGCTGGAGAACGTGCCGGTCGGGCGGCGCGTGGTCGTGATCGGCGGCGGCAATACGGCGATCGATGCGGCCGTGCAAAGCCGCAAGCTCGGCGCCGAGCGCGTGACGATGGTTTACCGGCGCGGCGTGGATGCGATGAGCGCGACGTGGGCCGAACGCGAGTTCGCGCAGAAGAGCGGCGTCACGCTCGTCACGCACGCGAAGCCCGTGCGCATCGCGGGCGAGAACGGGCAAGTGACGGGCGTCGAGTTTGACGCGGCATCGGGCGAGCGCTTCACCGTCGATGCGGACATGGTGCTGAAGGCGATCGGCCAGACGCTGGTGCCGGACGGCATCGCGGCCGCGTTGCTGACTGCGGACGGCGCGCGCATCGCGGTGGACGCGGACGGGCGCACGGCACTGCCCGACGTGTGGGCCGGCGGCGACTGCGCGGCGACGGACGGCATCGACCTCACGGTGCAGGCCGTACAGGACGGCAAGCGCGCGGCCGCGTCGATCGACGCCGCGCTCGCGCAGCGCGACGCGAAGGCTGCATAAGCGCACGCGCACGCATCCACGCATCCTCGACAGCGACCCCACTCTCACGGAGCCGAACATGGCCGACCTTCGTTGCACCATCGCGGGCATCACTTCGCCGAATCCCTTCTGGCTCGCGTCCGCGCCGCCGACCGACAAGGCCTACAACGTCAACCGTGCGTTCGAGGCGGGCTGGGGCGGCGTCGTCTGGAAGACGCTCGGGCTCGATCCGCACGTCGTCAACGTCAGCTCGCGCTACGGCGCCGTGCAGTGGAACGGCCAGCGCATCGCGGGGCTGAACAACATCGAGCTGATCACCGACCGTCCGCTCGACGTGAACCTGAGAGAGATCGCGCAGGTCAAGCGCGACTGGCCGGACCGTGCGCTGATCGTGTCTCTGATGGTGCCGTGCAACGAGCGCGACTGGAAATGGATCCTGCCGCTCGTCGAGGATACGGGCGCCGATGCGGTCGAGCTGAACTTCGGCTGCCCGCACGGGATGAGCGAGCGCGGGATGGGCGCGGCCGTCGGGCAGGTGCCCGAGTACGTCGAGATGGTCACGCGCTGGGTCAAGGAGGGCACGAAGCTGCCGTGCCTCGTGAAGCTCACGCCGAACATCAGCGACATCCGGATGGGGTCGCGCGCCGCATACAAGGGCGGTGCGGACGGCGTGTCGCTGATCAACACGATCAACTCGATCGTCGCGGTCGATCTCGATCACATGGCGCCGATGCCGACCGTCGACGGCAAGGGCACGCATGGCGGTTATTGCGGCCCGGCGGTCAAGCCGATCGCGCTGAACATGGTCGCGGAGATCGCGCGCGATCCGGAAACGCCGAACCTGCCGATCTCCGGTATCGGCGGCATTTCGACCTGGCGCGACGCGGCCGAATTCATCGTGCTCGGCGCCGGCAGCGTGCAGGTGTGCACCGCGGCGATGCATTACGGCTTCCGGATCGTGTCGGATCTGGCCGACGGGCTGTCGAACTGGATGGACGAGAAGGGCTACGCGACGCTCGACGACGTACGCGGCCGCGCGGTGCCGAACGTGACCGACTGGAAATACCTGAACCTGAAATACGACATCAAGGCGCGCATCGATCAGGACCGCTGCATCCAGTGCGGGCTGTGCCATATCGCGTGCGAGGACACGTCGCACCAGGCGATCACGCGCGAAAAGGACGGCATGCGGCACTTCGAAGTGATCGATTCGGAGTGCGTCGGGTGCAATCTTTGCATGCATGTGTGTCCGGTCGAGCAATGCATCACGATGGAGCGCGTCGACTCGGGCGAGTACGCAAACTGGACCACGCATCCGAACAACCCGACGCGTGCCGACGCGGGCGCGAGTGCGGGCCCGGCGGCGGCGCCCGATAAGCACGCGAAGGCGGCTTGACCTGCGTCCGGCGGTGCGGAAGATCCGGCGCCGCCGTTTTTCGTTCCCGTGGGCCGGCATTGTGCGATGCCGGCGCTGACGTTTACGTGGAGTGCCTTCGATGAAACCAGCAGCGACCCCCGCCGATCCCGACAGCGCCGCGGCGCAGGGCGGCAGCCTGTACAACGACGACCTCGCGCCGACGACGCCGGCGCAGCGCACGTGGAAGTGGTATCACTTCGCGGCACTGTGGGTCGGGATGGTGATGAACATCGCGTCGTACATGCTCGCGGCCGGGCTGATCCAGGAAGGCATGTCGCCGTGGCAGGCAGTGATGACCGTGCTGCTCGGCAACCTGATCGTGCTCGTGCCGATGCTGCTGATCGGCCATGCGGGCGCGAAGCACGGGATTCCGTACGCGGTGCTCGTGCGCGCGTCGTTCGGCACGCAGGGCGCGAAGCTGCCGGCGCTGCTGCGCGCGATCGTCGCGTGCGGCTGGTACGGCATCCAGACCTGGCTCGGCGGCAGCGCGATCTACACGCTGCTGAACATCCTGACCGGCAACGCGTTGCACGGCGCGGCGCTGCCGATCGTCGGCATCTCGTTCGGGCAGCTCGCGTGCTTCCTCGTGTTCTGGGCGCTGCAGATCTACTTCATCCTGCACGGCACCGATTCGATCCGCTGGCTCGAGAGCTGGTCCGCGCCGATCAAGGTCGTGATGTGCGTGGCGCTCGTGTGGTGGGCGACGTCGAAGGCGGGCGGCTTCGGTTCGATGCTGTCGGCGCCGTCGCAGTTCGCGGCGGGCGGCAAGAAGGCCGGGCTGTTCTGGGCGACCTTCTGGCCGGGCCTGACCGCGATGGTCGGCTTCTGGGCGACGCTCGCGCTGAACATTCCCGATTTCACGCGCTTCGCGCATTCGCAGCGCGACCAGATGATCGGGCAGTCGATCGGGCTGCCGCTGCCGATGGCGCTGCTGTCGGTGGTGTCGGTCGTCGTGACGTCGGCGACCGTCGTGATCTACGGCAATGCGATCTGGGACCCGATCGACCTGACGAGCCGGATGACGGGCATCGGCGTGGGCATCGCGCTCGTGATCCTCACGCTCGACACGATGTGCTGCAACCTCGCCGCGAATCTCGTCGGCCCCGCGTACGACTTCTCGAGCCTGTGGCCGAAGGCCATCTCGTACCGCGCGGGCGGGATGATCACCGCGACGATCGCGATCGTGATGATGCCGTGGAAGATCCTCGCGACGACGGACGGTTATATCTTCACCTGGCTCGTCGGTTATTCGGCGCTGCTCGGGCCCGTCGCGGGCATCCTGATGGTCGACTACTTCCTGATTCGCGGCACGCAGCTCGACACGCGCGCGCTGTTCGACGAGCGCGGCGGCTTCAGCTACGCGCGCGGCTGGAACCCGGCCGCGCTGGCCGCGCTCGCGGTCGGCGTGCTGCCGAACCTGCCCGGCTTCCTGCACACGGCATTTCCGGCGTCGTTCCCGAACGTGCCGGCGTTCTTCAATACGCTGTACACGTACGCGTGGTTCGTCGGCCTCGTGCTGGCGTCGGGCGTGTACGGCACCTGGATGAAGTGGCGCGCCGGACAGCGCGCGCAGATCGCGAGCGCATGACGCGCGGCGCAGCATGCGGCACCCGACAGTCAACGAGGAGGCAACCCTATGGCAATCCTGATTCGTGGCGGCACCGTGGTCGATGCGGACCGCTCCTACCGTGCGGACGTGCTCTGCGCCGACCCGCAGGACGGCGGCACGATCCTGCAGATCGCCGAGACGATCGACGCCCCGGCCGGCGCGAGCGTCGTCGACGCGCACGACCAGTACGTGATGCCGGGCGGCATCGATCCGCATACGCACATGGAACTGCCGTTCATGGGCACGACCGCGAGCGACGATTTCTACTCGGGCACGGCCGCCGGGCTGTCGGGCGGTACGACGAGCATCATCGATTTCGTGATCCCGAGCCCGAAGCAGCCGCTGATGGACGCGTTCCGCGAATGGCGCGGCTGGGCCGAGAAGGCGGCGGCCGACTACGGCTTCCACGTCGCGGGTGACGTGGTGGGACGAGAGCGTGCACCGCGACATGGGCACCCTCGTGCGCGAGCATGGCGTGTCGAGCTTCAAGCACTTCATGGCCTACAAGAACGCGATCATGGCCGACGACGAGATTCTCGTGAACAGCTTCTCGCGTTCGCTCGAACTCGGCGCGCTGCCGACCGTGCACGCGGAGAACGGCGAACTCGTGTTCCGGCTGCAGCAGGCGCTGCTCGCGCGCGGGATGACGGGGCCGGAGGCGCATCCGCTGTCGCGCCCGCCGGAGGTCGAAGGCGAGGCCGCGAACCGCGCGATCCGCATCGCGCAGGTGCTTGGCGTCCCCGTGTATATCGTGCACGTATCGTCGAAGGATGCGGTCGATGCGATCACGCGCGCGCGCAGCGAGGGGCTGCGCGTGTTCGGCGAAGTGCTGCCGGGTCACCTGGTGATCGACGAGGCCGTCTATCGCGACCCGGACTGGACGCGTGCGGCAGCGCACGTGATGAGCCCGCCGTTTCCGCTCGGCCGAGCATCGCGAGGCGCTGTGGCGCGGGCTGCAGGCGGGGCAACTGCATACGACGGCGACCGATCACTGCGTGTTCTGTGCGTCGCAGAAGGCGATGGGCCGCGACGATTTCACGAAGATCCCGAACGGTTGCGGCGGCGTCGAGGATCGCATGTCCGGTGCTGTGGCATCACGGCGTGAATCACGGCCGCATCACGCCGAACGAGTTCGTGCGGATCACGTCGACGAACGCCGCGCAGATCTTCAACCTGTATCCGCGCAAGGGGGCCGTGCAGGTGGGCGCCGATGCCGACCTCGTCGTGTGGGACCCGGCCGCGACGAAGACGATCTCGGTGAAGACCCATCACCAGCAGGTCGACTTCAACGTGTTCGAGGGGATGACCGTGCAGGGCGTCGCGACGCACACGCTCACGCGCGGCGCACTCGCCTGGGCCGACGGCGACCTGCGCGCGGTGCGCGGCGCGGGCCACTATCTGAAACGGCCGCCGGCGGCCGGCTACTACGAGGCGGCTCGCATCGCGAACCGGCTGCGCGAACCGCATCCGGTCGAGCGCGCGGGCTGAACGGCGTGTGTCGCGCGGGGCGTGCCGGTTCGAGCGGCACGCCCCGCACGCATTTGAGCGCGCCGAACGAGTAATATCCACCGACAGCGTCACAAGAGCGTTCCGGGCCGCGTGCCGGACAAGATCAATAACATTGAGAGAAAGGAGCACAAAGTGGATATTCTGCGCAGTCTCCTGGGTATGTCGTTCCTGCTGTTGGTGGCTTACCTGCTGTCGAACAACCGCGTGCGGTGAGCGGCCGGACCATGATTGC
Coding sequences:
- a CDS encoding NAD(P)-dependent oxidoreductase, encoding MTTKPTGDIAAHRLSSTQLSCEFADIAPLLDPTAAAAAASRCHYCYDAPCVHACPTQIDIPSFIRKIGNGNLKGAATDILSANPLGGMCARVCPTEILCEGACVRNHQDAQPVAIGALQRHATDWAMATGAVRFTRAPDTSRHVAVVGAGPAGLACAHRLALAGHRVTLFDARPKAGGLNEHGIAAYKTVDDFAQREVEWLLSVGGITLNTGVALGRDIALDTLREQHDAVFLAMGLGGVRALAIDGEQLAGVMNAVDFIEQVRQADALENVPVGRRVVVIGGGNTAIDAAVQSRKLGAERVTMVYRRGVDAMSATWAEREFAQKSGVTLVTHAKPVRIAGENGQVTGVEFDAASGERFTVDADMVLKAIGQTLVPDGIAAALLTADGARIAVDADGRTALPDVWAGGDCAATDGIDLTVQAVQDGKRAAASIDAALAQRDAKAA
- a CDS encoding amidohydrolase family protein, whose product is MLWHHGVNHGRITPNEFVRITSTNAAQIFNLYPRKGAVQVGADADLVVWDPAATKTISVKTHHQQVDFNVFEGMTVQGVATHTLTRGALAWADGDLRAVRGAGHYLKRPPAAGYYEAARIANRLREPHPVERAG
- a CDS encoding NCS1 family nucleobase:cation symporter-1 yields the protein MKPAATPADPDSAAAQGGSLYNDDLAPTTPAQRTWKWYHFAALWVGMVMNIASYMLAAGLIQEGMSPWQAVMTVLLGNLIVLVPMLLIGHAGAKHGIPYAVLVRASFGTQGAKLPALLRAIVACGWYGIQTWLGGSAIYTLLNILTGNALHGAALPIVGISFGQLACFLVFWALQIYFILHGTDSIRWLESWSAPIKVVMCVALVWWATSKAGGFGSMLSAPSQFAAGGKKAGLFWATFWPGLTAMVGFWATLALNIPDFTRFAHSQRDQMIGQSIGLPLPMALLSVVSVVVTSATVVIYGNAIWDPIDLTSRMTGIGVGIALVILTLDTMCCNLAANLVGPAYDFSSLWPKAISYRAGGMITATIAIVMMPWKILATTDGYIFTWLVGYSALLGPVAGILMVDYFLIRGTQLDTRALFDERGGFSYARGWNPAALAALAVGVLPNLPGFLHTAFPASFPNVPAFFNTLYTYAWFVGLVLASGVYGTWMKWRAGQRAQIASA
- the preA gene encoding NAD-dependent dihydropyrimidine dehydrogenase subunit PreA, producing MADLRCTIAGITSPNPFWLASAPPTDKAYNVNRAFEAGWGGVVWKTLGLDPHVVNVSSRYGAVQWNGQRIAGLNNIELITDRPLDVNLREIAQVKRDWPDRALIVSLMVPCNERDWKWILPLVEDTGADAVELNFGCPHGMSERGMGAAVGQVPEYVEMVTRWVKEGTKLPCLVKLTPNISDIRMGSRAAYKGGADGVSLINTINSIVAVDLDHMAPMPTVDGKGTHGGYCGPAVKPIALNMVAEIARDPETPNLPISGIGGISTWRDAAEFIVLGAGSVQVCTAAMHYGFRIVSDLADGLSNWMDEKGYATLDDVRGRAVPNVTDWKYLNLKYDIKARIDQDRCIQCGLCHIACEDTSHQAITREKDGMRHFEVIDSECVGCNLCMHVCPVEQCITMERVDSGEYANWTTHPNNPTRADAGASAGPAAAPDKHAKAA